A stretch of DNA from Clostridium sp. JN-9:
ATCTTACGTATTAAATCACCTAAATAATCTACTTTATTCTTAATAGTTTGATGGCTTATTTTACTTAAAGTTGATTCCTCAATCTTAGCTGCACTTTTTCTATAAGAACTATCAACTGCACTATCAATCATTCTTTCAATAAGATTTTCACTAGTCCTTCCTACTAAATTTAAATCTAAGACTTTGTCCAAAAGAAAAACTCCCTTTTGAGCATACCTATCAATATAATATCTTCTACTAAAAGTTAAATCTCCCATTGTTGTTTGAATTGTTTTTTCTGTTTTAAATTTATACCTATATTTTTTCTTATCTCTACTTTCAGATAACACTTCGTCTAATTTTTCCAACATACTTTTAATAGCTGCTAAACCTGCTTCGCAGACTATCCCAAAAATTTCTTTCTCTATATCATTGAAATTCAACTTCAATTCGTCTAAAATTATATCATTCATATTAAAACTCCCTTCTATATTTGTTGTGGTAAATAAATTATATAAGGTCTTTAATATGAATAAAAGGCCTACCGGCATGGTATTTGCTGGTGGCCTTTCCTTATTTTTTGCCCAAAAATATTTTACTTACTCTTATTGATACATAGTATCTTTAATGATACTGTAAAATGAAAGTAATGGTAAATACAATAGAAAGTCTTATAATTAAGCAACCAATTTATATACAATTTTCATAATTGTAAAAATAGATTGCTAAGTTTTGACTTTTTGAAAGGAGATTTCTACAATTAATAGAATTATATATTGTGGTAATTTTGTACTTATTTAAATTTGAGGGGGATTAAAAGTGAAAAAATTTAAAGTGATAGTTGTATTTCTATTAATTTCTACATTTACAATAGGAATATATGGATGTGGGATAAAATCACCTACTAATACAGTTAAAGACTATCTAGAAGAAATAAAAGAAGGAGAAAATGGAGATTTCTCAAACTTAGTGAATAAAACATTAAGTAGTAACAAAGAAAACACAGTAAAAGAAACGACTAAAGATGAAACAAATAAAAAATTGATAGATTCAATGAAAAAAATGACATATACTATAAATTCAGAGAAGACAAATGGAAATAATGCTACAGTTAATGTGAAGATCAATGGACCAGACGTTGAAAGTGTGATTGTAGATTTTATGCAAAAGGCTATAACTATGTCGCTTACTCAAGGTTTATCTGAAAATAAACCTAATAATGAAGAAACAGATAAATTATATGAAAACTTATTTGCAAATTGCATGAATAATGTTAAATACACAGATAGAACAGGAGATATTTCTCTTACTAAAACAGATGGCAAGTGGAAAATAAATAGTACTGATTCATTGGCTAAACTGCTTATGAATATAGATAGTGCACTGCTTAATTCAAAAACCGATGCAAGCAAAACCAATAGTAATCAAATAAAGGAAATGACTTTGAATACTCCATTTAATGTTGATACTGAGATTGGAAGATATAACCTCACAATTGAAGGGGCAACATTGACAGATAAGAGAAATGAATTTACTGATAAAAAAGTTAATAAAGTTGTAATTTTAAATTACTCTTATACAAACGAAAGTTTTGGAAAGAACGATGGAACAGATTTGTATATTGATGAAAATGCATTTCAGGTTTTAGATGATGAAGGAAATGTATTAGATACGTATCCAGTGTATGATGACAATAGAAAAGCACAAAATACACCTGTTGGTGGTAAAAGCAAAGGGAGCATCGCATATGGACTAACAACAGACAGTAAAAATTTAAATGTTACCTTTATTAGGGGAAACAATAAGGTTTCAAAAATTACAATACCAATTAAATAATTAAATAATAAGATTAAGACTAATGCTTAAACAAGTTTTAGCCTTAATCCCTTTGATATTCAATCTAAAACCACCTGCGTGCTGATAAATGGAGAAGTTGTGTTTAAAAGGCAGTCCTAAATTTATTTTCATCATTGACATATATCTAACACTATATAATAATATAACGTATAATATAAATGAGGTGTTAATATGGAAGAAGGCAAAACACTAGAACTTTTGAGTAAAATATATGGCGAAATGCAAAATGGTTTTAATTCTTTAAATAATAAAATAGATAAAAACACTTTATTGTTAGAGAATTTAACAACAAAGGTTGAAACTATTGCCGAAGTACAAAAATCTCACATGGAGCAGAATATCAATTAAATAAGGAAGGCAGTTGTATACTTTGTAACTGCCTCCATATAGTGACGAAACATAAAAAGCATTGATATAAACAGCATCAATGCTTTTTTTATTAGCAACAAAGCTTATTTCAATCTTCGTAAGGCACCTGACCCCTGTAGCCATTTTTAAACCTTCACCATATCATATTATGAATCTTTAAATTAAAAGGAGTCCTAATGTACAATTACGGTTTTAGAAATAATATGATGAATTTAGGTATTGTTTCCTTTGTAAAGGGAGATGTAAATGGTGATGGTATACCGGATAATGTTTATTTAACTGGAACAAGGACAGCAAACAGCCCTTTTACTGAAAATATAACTCTTATAATACAAGATGGAAGAACGGGCAGGTTCTTTGTGGTGCCTCTTAGGGAAAATTCAGGTTATGATCCTGCATTATTTCTTGGGGATTTTACAGGTGATGGCAGCTCTGATATTTTAATAAGCATTGCAACAGGCGGCAGTGGAGGGATAATGTACCACTATATTTA
This window harbors:
- a CDS encoding DUF4878 domain-containing protein, with the protein product MKKFKVIVVFLLISTFTIGIYGCGIKSPTNTVKDYLEEIKEGENGDFSNLVNKTLSSNKENTVKETTKDETNKKLIDSMKKMTYTINSEKTNGNNATVNVKINGPDVESVIVDFMQKAITMSLTQGLSENKPNNEETDKLYENLFANCMNNVKYTDRTGDISLTKTDGKWKINSTDSLAKLLMNIDSALLNSKTDASKTNSNQIKEMTLNTPFNVDTEIGRYNLTIEGATLTDKRNEFTDKKVNKVVILNYSYTNESFGKNDGTDLYIDENAFQVLDDEGNVLDTYPVYDDNRKAQNTPVGGKSKGSIAYGLTTDSKNLNVTFIRGNNKVSKITIPIK